The Solanum lycopersicum chromosome 6, SLM_r2.1 genome has a window encoding:
- the LOC101268000 gene encoding transcription factor bHLH61, whose translation MVSREQKRASVLHDKLQLLRSITKSHALSESSIIVDASKYIQELKHKVERLNQDITTTTPQTNSNNNTSSWPQIEVETLEKGFLVNVYSERSCPGLLVSILQVLEDLGLNVLEARVSCTDTFRLQAFGGEDEETMINAQVVTEAVFEAIKNWSESKEQG comes from the exons ATGGTATCAAGGGAGCAGAAAAGAGCCTCAGTATTGCATGACAAATTGCAACTTCTTCGATCAATCACTAAATCTCATGCT CTTAGTGAAAGCTCAATCATTGTAGATGCAtcaaaatatattcaagaaCTCAAACACAAAGTGGAAAGGCTAAATCAAGACATAACTACTACTACCCCTCAAACTAATTCAAACAACAACACTTCTTCATGGCCA CAAATTGAAGTGGAAACCCTAGAAAAAGGTTTCTTAGTAAATGTATATTCAGAAAGAAGTTGCCCTGGTTTGCTTGTTTCCATATTACAAGTTCTTGAAGACCTTGGCCTTAACGTACTTGAAGCTAGGGTTTCTTGCACCGACACCTTTCGTTTACAAGCATTTGGTGGAGag GATGAAGAAACCATGATTAATGCCCAAGTGGTGACAGAGGCAGTTTTTGAAGCTATTAAGAACTGGAGTGAAAGCAAAGAACAAGgctaa